Proteins encoded in a region of the Anopheles ziemanni chromosome 2, idAnoZiCoDA_A2_x.2, whole genome shotgun sequence genome:
- the LOC131294896 gene encoding polyprenol reductase, producing MFSWLDLRSINLINFLLVNLIITVVVLGGLLATIEKHLPTAIRQTFRYGKHALKGTPDRLVSLLEVPKAWFKHFYVFAAAWSLAGFACMAQAYVTGKPAPDFVIDFLDMMATNKRGVRTTPTETLIAMTLITMQCLRRFYETWFVQVFSSTMKINLSAYLVGYIHYFCTVAAILSQAEGFTRAGPMKQPANGYRFHPDASLALAIGLFYYAWFHQYRSNVILANLRKDKTGKVISQKHSLPTGDYFELVSSPHMFFEIVMYVVLFGVLHRNTSMVYVLLWVVSNQMMNAWLTHQWYMENFPNYPKSRKALIPLLF from the coding sequence ATGTTTTCTTGGCTCGATCTCCGGTCGATCAACTTGATAAACTTTCTGCTCGTCAACCTGATCATCACCGTAGTGGTGCTGGGTGGTCTGCTGGCCACTATCGAGAAGCACCTTCCGACTGCGATTCGACAGACATTCCGCTACGGCAAGCACGCCCTCAAAGGAACGCCAGATCGGTTGGTTTCGCTGTTGGAGGTCCCCAAGGCATGGTTCAAACATTTCTACGTGTTTGCTGCAGCGTGGTCGCTGGCGGGCTTCGCCTGCATGGCCCAAGCATACGTCACGGGTAAACCAGCGCCCGATTTTGTGATAGACTTCCTCGACATGATGGCCACAAACAAGCGCGGGGTTCGTACCACACCGACTGAAACGTTAATCGCCATGACACTGATCACTATGCAGTGCCTACGTCGCTTCTACGAGACCTGGTTCGTGCAGGTGTTTTCCAGCACGATGAAGATCAACCTGTCCGCTTATCTTGTAGGATACATACACTACTTCTGCACGGTTGCTGCAATCCTTTCGCAGGCTGAGGGCTTCACTCGTGCCGGTCCAATGAAGCAGCCAGCAAATGGGTACCGATTCCATCCGGATGCATCCCTGGCACTTGCAATTGGCCTGTTCTACTACGCCTGGTTTCACCAATATCGTTCGAACGTGATTCTGGCAAATCTACGAAAAGATAAGACGGGAAAAGTTATCAGCCAGAAGCACAGCCTTCCGACCGGCGATTACTTCGAGTTGGTCTCTTCGCCGCACATGTTCTTCGAGATCGTGATGTACGTCGTCCTTTTTGGAGTATTGCACAGGAATACGTCCATGGTGTACGTGTTGCTGTGGGTTGTATCGAATCAGATGATGAATGCCTGGTTGACTCATCAGTGGTATATGGAAAATTTCCCAAACTATCCTAAATCCCGGAAGGCGCTGATACCATTGCTGTTTTGA
- the LOC131282093 gene encoding sulfhydryl oxidase 1-like, with protein MFTLRIGSAYKVLLILVLVVAVSIGPNAVQGGAVGLREKLSAYEQFRFRRQIEESENNGLYDATDSVISLTAANLKERVFNQPHASLVEFYNSYCGFCRRFAPIWKQLAVDILGWQKLVRVTALDCSRDENNAICREFEVMAYPTIRFFSPHYADGEHKIGEPLKEHDGQRIIDRLVDFMQHVENKPSNWPNLTTINRTDDKAALFELGTPGSARPKYVYLISEKDANATVGMQAILDFHDTPAAVVYRMHDPSASTNGLSVIDGSSLSVISLPIDEYSREKIREAIRTHLGQHHILVTDVSTKSTAKKSGDGSATTEQNISALMEQKQEAAIRAKVKELGPAVVYQADLEEAVRFALFHEIARFKTIDGERLVALRNLLNVLVRYFPFNDNGRRFLTEVRQYVLNAGEQSLDGEAFVQRVKALENERKPVFSSNHWIGCSGSREGLRRYPCGLWTLFHYLTVQAAESDLSNNPQEVLEAMHGYIKNYFGCSECSQHFQQMAEKNRIWQVSTKEDAILWLWSSHNEVNKRLAGDATEDPEHPKVQFPSPGDCAPCRQKILTNHHNHQQYTIEGGTEWNLMEVLGYLKHMYAYDRRNLFGLHDSSLVPQGAEGRSEWGGAAAVGAQTGYHSYGNVLSEIDIRFSALLYVTCIIMIVIAIKMVVKRGYRKKMYPHDILGKV; from the exons ATGTTTACGTTGCGGATAGGTTCAGCCTACAAAGTGTTGCTGATTTTGGTGCTAGTGGTTGCCGTTAGCATTGGGCCCAATGCAGTGCAAGGTGGAGCCGTCGGATTGCGGGAAAAGCTTAGCGCATACGAACAGTTCCGCTTCCGGCGCCAGATcgaggaaagtgaaaacaacgGCCTGTACGATGCGACCGATTCCGTGATCTCTCTTACGGCGGCCAACCTTAAGGAGCGAGTCTTCAACCAGCCACACGCTTCGTTGGTCGAGTTCTACAACTCGTACTGTGGCTTTTGCCGCCGCTTCGCCCCCATCTGGAAGCAGCTGGCCGTGGACATCCTTGGCTGGCAGAAGCTGGTCCGCGTAACGGCGCTGGACTGCTCGCGCGACGAAAATAATGCAATCTGCCGAGAGTTCGAGGTGATGGCCTACCCGACCATTCGGTTTTTCTCCCCGCACTACGCCGACGGCGAGCACAAGATAG GAGAACCACTTAAAGAACACGACGGACAACGCATCATCGATCGATTGGTCGATTTTATGCAGCATGTGGAGAATAAGCCAAGCAACTGGCCAAACCTGACCACTATCAATCGTACGGATGATAAAGCGGCACTTTTCGAGCTCGGTACTCCTGGCAGTGCGAGGCCAAAGTATGTCTACCTCATCAGCGAAAAAGATGCCAATGCAACGGTCGGTATGCAGGCGATACTGGACTTTCACGACACTCCAGCTGCGGTCGTGTATCGGATGCACGACCCCTCCGCATCAACCAATGGGCTGTCCGTCATTGATGGGTCCTCCCTGAGCGTCATTAGTTTGCCGATCGATGAGTACAGCAGGGAGAAAATACGTGAGGCAATCCGGACGCACCTGGGACAGCATCACATCCTCGTGACGGACGTATCGACCAAGTCTACGGCGAAAAAGTCGGGCGATGGTTCGGCCACGACTGAGCAGAACATTTCCGCCCTGATGGAGCAAAAGCAGGAGGCAGCCATCAGGGCGAAAGTGAAGGAACTCGGACCGGCTGTCGTCTACCAGGCTGATCTGGAGGAAGCGGTCCGTTTTGCCCTATTCCACGAAATCGCACGCTTTAAGACGATCGATGGCGAGCGGCTCGTAGCGTTGCGCAATCTACTCAACGTGCTGGTGCGCTACTTTCCGTTCAACGATAATGGTCGTCGATTTCTGACTGAGGTTCGTCAGTACGTGTTGAATGCTGGCGAGCAGAGTCTGGACGGGGAAGCGTTCGTGCAGCGCGTGAAAGCCCTCGAAAACGAACGGAAGCCCGTCTTCTCGTCGAACCACTGGATTGGATGTTCCGGATCAAGGGAAGGCCTCAGGCGGTACCCGTGCGGGCTTTGGACACTTTTCCACTACCTTACGGTGCAGGCTGCCGAAAGTGATCTTTCAAACAATCCTCAGGAAGTGTTGGAAGCGATGCACGGATATATTAAGAACTATTTCGGTTGTTCCGAGTGCTCGCAGCATTTCCAGCAAATGGCCGAAAAGAACCGTATCTGGCAGGTGTCTACAAAAGAGGACGCCATCCTGTGGCTGTGGTCGAGCCACAATGAAGTGAACAAGCGGTTGGCGGGTGATGCGACTGAAGACCCCGAACACCCAAAGGTGCAGTTTCCGTCCCCCGGAGATTGTGCACCTTGCCGGCAAAAAATCCTGAccaaccaccacaaccaccagcaATACACCATTGAGGGTGGAACCGAGTGGAACCTGATGGAGGTACTGGGCTACCTGAAGCATATGTACGCCTACGATCGCCGGAATCTGTTCGGTCTGCACGACAGCAGTCTGGTACCGCAGGGCGCCGAAGGACGATCGGAGTGGGGAGGGGCGGCGGCCGTCGGCGCTCAGACGGGTTACCATTCGTACGGGAACGTGCTCAGTGAAATCGACATTCGATTCAGTGCGCTGCTGTACGTTACATGTATCATAATGATCGTAATCGCAATCAAGATGGTGGTCAAACGTGGCTATCGCAAGAAGATGTACCCTCATGATATTCTGGGTAAAGTGTAG
- the LOC131281352 gene encoding signal recognition particle 9 kDa protein, with protein MVFVKSWEDFEIAAENMYMANPCQCRFTMKYTHQRGAVLLKLTDNAKCVQYKTEVLSELKRIEKFSGNLIQMMASKE; from the coding sequence atggtgttcgtGAAATCGTGGGAAGACTTTGAGATCGCGGCAGAAAATATGTATATGGCCAACCCGTGCCAGTGCAGGTTTACAATGAAGTATACCCATCAGCGAGGTGCTGTCCTGTTGAAGTTGACCGACAATGCAAAGTGCGTGCAATACAAAACAGAGGTCCTGTCCGAGCTGAAGCGAATCGAAAAGTTTTCCGGCAATCTAATACAAATGATGGCATCCAAGGAATAG